A genomic segment from Acidobacteriota bacterium encodes:
- a CDS encoding carboxypeptidase regulatory-like domain-containing protein: protein MLIPFKERLLSTSRRLSYSLVICLAAILAGTWTTYAQVTGSATLRGTVKDPNGAVIAKANVSIVNDRTREERQASTNDEGNYVFGALTPGTYTVKVEAQGFKTNQQTNVVLNTSDTRGLDIVMEVGATSETVTVQAAGEQIQKETGAKENTITSKQIENLSIISRSSLELLRILPGVTAPNPDEAGQQAVGFNAGANANNQYHVNGLRGENNNVSIDGSRVIDIGANNGTIITANNDMVQEVKVQSSNYAAEHGSSGVQISATTKGGSSEFHGTLYDYIRNHKINANDRSNTINGVARPEESYQYPGGNVGGPVIFPGTNFNKNRDKLFFFYGLEIQRQKVDPGARFDVVPTEAERNGIFPGGLDVRNRIDPVGKALINLYPLPNFTDPNGGRNNYVSQALQPINRNQQTLRVDYNLTNDTKLYVRWAREFEDQDYARGLWWNPSAYELPSHVQGTNLGRSLAVNMTNVINPTMTNEVLFSFSKLKLDNDYRDPSKVTLEALGIPNFAGPFGKQSPYAPISLITSWSGQTSGDFWEPGGLPLFAHNSSLSVTDNLTKVYGAHTMKFGGLIERGGKIQNLQSNAETQLIFSQWGNGSTGNVFADILVGRPTQVAASTKVPIGDFVFWNYEAYAQDGWKVRPNLTIEYGLRAAFFPTNKEKNGLAVRFDPASYVQGAGVLINNDPTRPNGILQASRGEIPKGITDSPGVQWAPRLNFAWDIGSKGDTVVRGGAGLFYNRVQGNYQYYILNGSPPNTYGATFDSYAFGDLGGGRGLTYSTLPLINPFTQIGSIDVQTANPDSIEIPRIATMSLSVARKLPWNNLFEAGYVGTQARHLPQRRNINYVPLGRLLSGRVGNADLSDPVQRVAVAGQSGVLAQFRPFPAYNNITSFEYAATSSYHSLQMTLSHQTGQRLQYFATYTFSKALGTTGVNETGDLVDPIDTRGRSYGILPYDRTHIFNLSYNYLVPDIARSGFKNGFTNAVFNGWQMSGITTFQSGLPIRLRFEGDLFAAGTSLAFFGTDAFSNSGSSSGAVTPVYLGNPQVESGLKLGSRMLDLNALAIPSFGTTGPYVQPFYLRAPHRWNHDITFFKNFQLTERQKIQFRAGFFNIFNQAYPRFIQGDNSNSDINVRLITECNVKVNGVPNGTGGTTDNVCDPTKGFKFTQDTINNFGRVTNKHGHRVVEFALKYYF, encoded by the coding sequence ATGCTAATTCCGTTTAAGGAAAGGCTTCTCTCAACATCTCGACGCCTCTCCTACAGCCTGGTCATCTGCTTGGCGGCGATTTTAGCTGGCACCTGGACAACTTACGCACAGGTCACTGGAAGCGCAACTTTGCGTGGCACGGTTAAAGACCCCAATGGCGCGGTCATCGCAAAAGCCAATGTTTCGATTGTCAATGATCGAACCAGGGAAGAGCGGCAAGCGTCAACCAACGACGAAGGCAATTATGTCTTTGGCGCGCTTACGCCCGGCACTTACACGGTCAAGGTTGAAGCGCAAGGGTTTAAAACCAACCAGCAAACCAATGTGGTGCTTAACACCAGTGATACGCGTGGTCTCGACATCGTTATGGAGGTCGGTGCCACCAGTGAAACTGTGACCGTACAGGCGGCCGGTGAGCAGATACAAAAAGAGACAGGTGCAAAAGAGAATACCATCACCTCTAAGCAGATTGAAAACCTGTCCATCATCAGCCGCAGTTCGCTCGAACTGCTGCGTATTCTTCCGGGAGTGACGGCTCCGAACCCGGATGAAGCGGGTCAACAGGCTGTAGGTTTCAATGCCGGCGCAAATGCTAACAATCAATACCACGTCAATGGACTTCGCGGTGAAAACAACAACGTCAGTATTGACGGTTCCAGAGTTATCGATATCGGCGCGAACAATGGCACCATCATTACCGCCAACAACGACATGGTTCAGGAAGTGAAAGTCCAGAGCAGTAACTATGCTGCTGAACACGGCTCCAGCGGGGTGCAAATCAGCGCCACCACCAAAGGCGGCAGCAGCGAGTTTCATGGAACGCTCTATGATTACATTCGCAACCACAAAATCAATGCCAATGACCGCTCAAATACAATAAATGGGGTGGCCAGGCCTGAAGAAAGTTACCAGTATCCGGGCGGCAACGTCGGCGGTCCGGTGATCTTTCCGGGAACCAATTTCAATAAAAACCGTGACAAGCTTTTCTTCTTCTACGGACTGGAAATTCAGCGCCAGAAAGTAGACCCTGGCGCGCGCTTCGATGTTGTACCGACCGAAGCCGAGCGCAACGGCATCTTCCCGGGCGGCTTGGATGTGCGCAATCGCATCGACCCGGTCGGAAAAGCGCTCATCAACCTTTATCCATTGCCGAACTTCACAGACCCCAATGGCGGTCGCAACAATTATGTCTCGCAAGCACTGCAACCCATCAATCGTAATCAACAGACTCTAAGAGTTGACTACAATCTGACCAATGACACCAAACTCTATGTGCGTTGGGCACGTGAATTTGAAGATCAGGATTATGCGCGCGGTTTGTGGTGGAACCCTTCTGCCTATGAATTGCCTTCGCACGTTCAAGGCACCAACCTCGGTCGGTCGCTGGCTGTCAACATGACCAACGTCATCAACCCGACAATGACCAACGAAGTGTTGTTCAGCTTTAGCAAATTGAAACTGGACAATGACTACAGAGACCCGAGCAAAGTGACCCTGGAGGCGTTGGGCATTCCGAATTTTGCCGGTCCTTTCGGCAAGCAAAGCCCTTATGCGCCGATTTCCCTGATTACCAGTTGGTCAGGTCAAACTTCCGGCGATTTCTGGGAACCGGGCGGATTGCCGCTCTTTGCGCATAATTCAAGTCTTTCTGTCACCGACAACCTGACGAAAGTTTATGGCGCGCATACCATGAAATTCGGCGGTTTGATTGAACGTGGCGGTAAGATTCAAAACCTCCAAAGCAATGCGGAAACCCAGTTGATTTTCTCGCAATGGGGCAACGGTTCAACCGGCAATGTGTTTGCGGACATTCTCGTCGGCAGACCGACACAGGTAGCCGCTTCGACCAAAGTTCCAATTGGCGATTTCGTCTTCTGGAACTATGAAGCCTATGCTCAGGATGGCTGGAAAGTGCGACCGAATCTCACGATTGAATATGGTTTGCGCGCAGCCTTTTTCCCAACCAACAAAGAGAAGAACGGGTTGGCAGTGCGCTTCGATCCGGCTTCTTATGTGCAGGGCGCGGGCGTGTTGATCAACAACGACCCGACCCGACCGAACGGTATTTTACAAGCCTCCAGAGGTGAAATCCCCAAAGGCATCACCGATTCGCCGGGGGTTCAATGGGCACCCAGACTGAATTTCGCCTGGGATATTGGCAGCAAAGGCGACACTGTGGTGCGCGGCGGCGCTGGACTTTTCTACAATCGCGTACAGGGGAACTATCAGTATTATATTTTGAATGGTTCACCGCCGAATACTTATGGGGCAACCTTTGATAGCTATGCCTTCGGTGATTTAGGAGGCGGTAGAGGATTGACTTATAGCACCTTGCCGCTCATCAATCCCTTCACCCAAATCGGTTCGATTGATGTTCAAACCGCGAACCCGGATTCAATAGAGATTCCGCGAATCGCAACCATGAGTTTGTCCGTAGCCAGGAAGTTACCTTGGAACAACCTCTTTGAAGCCGGTTATGTCGGCACCCAAGCGCGACACCTGCCACAACGACGGAACATCAATTATGTGCCGCTGGGCAGATTGTTAAGCGGCAGAGTCGGTAACGCCGACCTGTCTGATCCGGTTCAGCGGGTAGCGGTTGCCGGACAGTCAGGTGTGTTGGCGCAATTCCGCCCATTCCCGGCGTACAATAACATTACGTCCTTTGAATATGCGGCGACCTCTTCCTATCATTCGTTGCAAATGACCTTGAGTCATCAAACGGGACAACGCTTGCAGTATTTTGCAACCTACACCTTCTCGAAAGCGCTCGGCACCACCGGCGTCAATGAGACAGGCGATCTGGTTGACCCGATTGATACTCGCGGACGCAGCTATGGCATTTTGCCGTACGATAGAACCCACATTTTTAATCTCTCTTACAACTATCTGGTGCCGGATATTGCAAGAAGCGGATTCAAGAACGGGTTTACCAATGCGGTGTTCAATGGCTGGCAGATGTCCGGTATTACCACCTTCCAGAGCGGCTTGCCGATTCGCCTCAGATTTGAAGGCGACCTCTTTGCCGCAGGCACTTCGCTTGCCTTCTTCGGAACGGACGCTTTCAGCAATTCCGGCTCATCATCGGGCGCGGTAACCCCCGTTTATTTGGGGAACCCGCAAGTTGAAAGCGGTCTGAAACTCGGCAGCAGAATGTTAGACCTGAACGCGCTGGCGATTCCTTCATTCGGAACCACCGGGCCTTATGTCCAACCTTTCTATCTGAGAGCGCCGCATCGTTGGAATCACGACATCACCTTCTTCAAGAATTTCCAACTCACGGAACGGCAGAAGATTCAATTCCGTGCGGGATTCTTTAACATCTTCAATCAGGCGTACCCCCGATTCATTCAGGGCGATAACTCCAATAGCGACATCAACGTCAGATTGATTACTGAATGTAATGTGAAAGTCAACGGCGTTCCCAATGGCACCGGCGGAACTACCGATAACGTTTGTGACCCGACCAAAGGGTTCAAGTTCACTCAGGACACCATCAACAACTTTGGAAGAGTCACCAACAAACACGGGCATCGCGTGGTTGAATTCGCTTTGAAGTATTACTTCTAA